The DNA region GAAGTCCAGTTCATCGCGTTCCGAACTAAGTAGAATCTCCCCGCCATAATTCCAGCGCTCGTTGTGATGGGTGGCGCGGAGCGAGGCTTTTTGGTCGGGGCGACGCAGCAGTCTGGTATTGTTGTCCTTATCGCGTGCATCCTGCAGGGTCAGGTTGCCGGAGATATCCCAAGCGCCGGTCTTGACAGTGTACTCAAACTCAATCCCCTCCAGCGAGGAACGATTGATATTGATCGCCTGGGCGTTGGTTCCCTCAAAGGCAATAAGATTGTCGATTGCTGTTTGGTAGAGGGTGGCGCGTACCTGACTGGCCTTGTTGGGTTGCCACCGCAGCCCCACCTCGGCGGTTTCGGAATCCTCGGGACGAAGATTGGAATTGCCTGAATAAAGAAAGGTGCCGCCACCAAAAAAATCGAAGCCGGGGTGATAGAGATCGTTGATGTTGGGAGCGCGAAACGCGGTGCCGTACGAGGCGATCAGTCGTGTGCGCTGGGTTAGGCGATAACCCCAAGCGAGCTGCCCCGTCGTCTCTCCGCCATAGGCGCTGTGCTCGTCATGGCGCACGGCAAGCTGCAGATCGTGCGCGGTACCGTTGTGCTGGAACTGTGCGAACAACGCCGTATTGTCGGCGCTGCGGTCGAACACGGTGCTGTTGGTTGCGAGATCGATGTTAAGGGCATCGTCCTCGTGGAAACTCACTCCCAGGGTTAGCAGCTGATCCGGGCTCAATGCGATGTCGTTTTGCCAATCGAAACTGATGCGCCGGGTCTCTGCAGCTGACGGGGAACTCGATCGGGTCTCCAGTTCGTCGACCGTATGTCCCAGGGTAAGGGTCTGGATCCACAGGTCATTGACCGAGTGAATCAGGCGTGTCTGAAAGGTCTGATTGATGCTTTCCTGAGTGCCGCTATCGAACTCCACGTCACTCGCGCTGCGCCAAATCACGAGCGACAGCTGCGTGGCTGCACTCACGTCGATATTCATTCCGGCATTGAAACTGATGTTCTCGGCGCCGTCGTCGTCGGGATCGTAGCTGCCGCCGTTGCTGTTCTGCGCAGAAAATCCGTCGGTCTCGCGCTGCTCGGCATTGATGTGGAAACGCACGCGATCGCCACCACCGATGCCAGCCTGCAGGCTGCGCGTGCCGAAGCTGCCCGCCTCAAGCCGCACGAATGGCGAACTGACCTTGCGCGTGAAGATCTGAATCACCCCGCCGATGGCATCGGAGCCATAGAGCGCAGCGCGTGGCCCGCGCACGACTTCGATGCGTTCGATCAATGCCGGTTGCAGATGCTGCCAACTAAACGCACCGGTGGTTGCCGAGCTGGCACGCACGCCGTCGATCAGCACCAGCACATGATTGGAGTTGCTGCCACGCAGGAAGATGCTGGTGTCGCTGCCGGGTCCGCCGGTACGTGCGATATCGATGCCCGGTACCATGCGTAGCACCTCGGCCATATCCTTGGGCTGGCTGCGATCGAGCGTGGCGCGGTCGATAACGGTGACCGAGGCAAGCGATTCGTCGGTGGTTTCGGCGACGCGGGTTGCGGTAACGATGACTTCGTTTTCCGCCGGAGGCTCCGCATGGAGCGATGCCGAACCGATGATGATGCTGGCGGCAGTAAGAAAACCAAGGTGTGAGTTCATGTGTCCTCCCGGCATGCGCCCACCCGCGCATGTGTACACTAGGCAGAGATTGACAAGGGAGGGTTGTTCGAGGGAGGTTTTTAAGAAACCGCCACAGCCCGCCGCTGTCTATTGCGTGCGCTTCGGGCCGGTCTCCGGGCTCGCGAGTCAAGGCCGATCGCCTATGGGTGGACCGCCTTCCCATGCAGTGCTCTGCACAGTGGCCGGTTGATCCACCACAACTCGCCTACCGTTGCGGGGGCAGCGCCGGAATTATGAAAAATGGGGTCGGTGAAAACTCGACTTCGACACAATTCTTCATGCACCGGCTTCCCGTTTCACCCTTCGGAGGGAAGTCCCAAGGGCACCTGAAGCGGTGGAGCAACTGTAGGGATTTGACGCGGCGATGTCAACGCGGCAACCAGATATCTCGCCCTTCGTGGTGAAGTTTCGCGATGGGATGTTGGTAGAGCGTTTCGAGCGTGGTGACGTCGATTGTCTGCGCAGCAGGGCCCGCGACGGTTGTTCCTCCGCCGAGCAGCAGGAGCAGATGATCGCAAAAGCGCGTTGCGAGGTTGATGTCATGTAAGATCACCAGGAGTGCTTTACCGCTTTCGGTGGCCAGCTTTTTGAGGTGACTGAGCACTTGGATCTGGTGATGCAGATCCAGGTGGTTGGTGGGCTCGTCGAGTAGCAGGATGTCCGGGTCCTGGGTGAGCAGAGTCGCCAACGCCAGTCGGCGCCGTTCGCCACCGGAGAGGGTCGAGACCAGCCGTGTCGCCAGATCGTCGATTCCCATCAGATGCAGTGACTGTATGGCGCGTCCGACATCTTTATCGTCTTCCCATGCCCAGCGGCCGAGGTAAGGGTGACGACCGATCAAAGCCGTTTCCAGCGCCGTGGCGGGGAAGGCGTCGGCCTCCTCCTGAAACAGTACGCCTAGCTGTTGGGCCACTTTGCGCCGCGGCAACTCGCTTAGGGCCCGATTCCCCAGGATCACCTTACCGGCCAGCGGTGCGCGCAGTCCGGCCAGTGTGTGAAGCAGGGTCGTTTTACCGGCCCCGTTGCGACCCAGTAGCCCCCAGCATTGACCGGGGGCTACTTCGAGGTCGAGATCGGCACAGATCGCGACGTTACCGATTTTGACGGAGAGTTTCTGGGTTGCCAGTGTTGCCATCGTTCAGCGTATCGTGGCCAGTAATCGTTCCGAGCCCCGATTGAGCAGGAACAGAAACAGCGGTACCCCGAGCAATGCGGTGATCACCCCCACGGGCAGCTGCGCCGGGGCGATGACCGTGCGGGCGCCGGTGTCGGCGACGATCAGCAACGTCCCGCCCAAGAGCACGCTTGCGGGTAGTAACACGCGGTGATCATGCGCGCCCACCAAGCGCAGCATATGGGGAACCACCAGCCCGACAAAACCGACGCTGCCTGCCAGCGTGACTGCCGCAGCAGTGAGCAGCGAGGCAAGGAAAAAGACCTGGTAGCGCAGCCTGCCCACCGCGATGCCCAGCGACCCGGCCAGCATTTCACCGCGGGCGAGTACATTGAGATCGCGCGCCAGAGGCAGGCTCGCCGCGAGCCCCAGTGCCAACACGCCGAGTCCTAGCCAGGGCGAGTGGGCGTAACCGAGATCGCCCATCAGCCAAAAGAGCATGCCGCGCAGTGCCCCTTGAGGGGAAATGGCGAGCAGCAGGCTGATCAGCGCCCCCCAGCCGGCGGCGACCACCACGCCGGTCAACAACAGTCGGGTTGGCGTCCACCCACCGCGACCATGGGCCAGTCCGAATACCAGCAACAGCGAAAGCAGCGCCCCGGCGAAGGCCGCGATCGGCAGCCAGAAACCCGCTAACCCCAACATCATTACTACCAGCGCTGCCGCCGATGCTCCCCCCGAGACCCCCAGGATGTAAGGATCGGCAAGAGGATTGCGCAGCAGCACCTGCATCAATGCGCCGCCCAGGGCCAGCAAGCCCCCGGTGGCGAAGGCGCTGAGGGCCCGGGGTAAGCGAATTTCCCACACCACCGTTTGATGCAGCGATTCCCCTTGACGGGCGATGATCGCCCACAACTCCTGAGCCTTCAGTTCCACACTGCCGCTGGCCAGCGCCAGCAGCAGGCTGGCGATGACGGTTAGACTCAAAACAGCCAGAAGCCAGCCGGCGTTACGCATCATGCGAGATCGGGTGCCAAGTCGCGATCGCGCAGGGTGACCACCGGCCAATGGTGGTGGCGAGCGTGACGCGTGAGCGGCTCGTCGGGATCAACGGCCACGGGATGATCGACTAGTTCCAATAGCGGCAAATCGTTGTGCGAATCGCTGTAGAACCAGCTGTCGTCAAGGTCATGGCCGGTTGCGGTGAGCCATTTCTGAAGCTGCGTGATCTTGCCGTGCTGAAAGCAGGGAGGACCGACCACGTTGCCGGTGTAGCGGCCGTCGATGAGTTCTGGTTCGGTGGCAAGTAGATGGGGTATTCCTAACAGCTGGGCGATTGGTTCGGTAACAAAGCGGTTGGTGGCGGTGATGATGATCAACGTATCACCGGCGCCGCGGTGGCGTTCGATCAGCGCCTGGGCGGCGGGCAGTTGAATGGGGCGGATCATCTGATCGACAAACTCGTTCCGCCAGCGTTCCAGGCACTCGGGTTCGTTCTCCGCCAGCGGGCGCAGCGAAAAGCGCAGAAACTCGAGTATATCCAGCTTGCCCGCTTGATACTCTTCGTAAAAGCGCAGGTTCTCGCGCTCGTATGCCTCGCCGTCCACGATTCCGCGCTCAGCGAGGAACCGCCCCCATAGATAATCGCTGTCGCCGCCGATGAGTGTGTTGTCGAGATCGAAGATTGCCAGTGCCAATGCGGGTGACTCCTACGGTTTACCAGGTAACTTGGAGGCAACATTGTAACAGCGCCGTTTGCCCAAGACGGGCGGATGTGGAAAAATGTCGATTAACGAATTGCCCGCGGTTGGCTATGCAACTTATTGATTCAGATGGATATCGACTGAATGTCGGCATTATCCTGTGTAATGGAGAGGGGCGCGTCCTTTGGGCCCGCCGCTCCGGGCAGGATGCGTGGCAGTTTCCGCAGGGGGGCATCAAGTCGAACGAGACGCCAGAGCAGGCGATGTTCCGCGAGCTTCAGGAAGAGGTGGGCCTGCTGCCCGACCATGTCGAGATCATGGGACAAACGCGCCGGTGGCTGCGCTACCGATTGCCGAGCCGGTATATCCGCCGGCACAGCAAACCGGTTTGCATCGGTCAGAAACAAGTGTGGTTCATGTTGCGTCTGGTTGGCGACGATGAGGCGGTCAAGCTGGATTGCTGCGATCGACCGGAGTTCGACTGCTGGCGTTGGGTGAACTATTGGCATCCGCTGCGCGAGGTGGTCTCCTTCAAACGCGGTGTCTACCATCGGGCACTCAACGAGTTTGCCCACTTGCTGTTTCCCGAGGGACGGCAACGGCGCTACGATCAGCGGGGACCGATACCGCGTCGTGCACGCAGCTGATCCGCTAGCTGGAGCGGTGTAAGCTCTGCTCTTTGGTGTTCGTCAACGCCACCCATAGATACGTATATGCTCGAAGTCCTGCGTAAGATCGTCCAGGAGGTCAACGATGCCCGCGATCTGGGCCAGGTGCTGGATATCATTCTGCGCCGGGTACAGGAGACGCTGTCGGTAGACGTCTGTTCGGTCTATCTCTCCAATCACCAAACCCGCCAGAACATGCTCATGGCCACGGTAGGCCTCAATCCCGAGGCGGTCGGCAAGGTGCGCCTTTCGTTTGACGAAGGTATCGTCGGCCGCGTCACGATGCGCGCCGAACCCATCAATCTCGACGATGCGCCGCAACACCCGAATTACAAATACATACCGGAGAGCGGCGAAGATCCCTACCATGCGTTTGTCGGCGTCCCCATCATCCACCAGCGCGACGTCATGGGCGTACTCGTTGTTCAGCAGCGGGCGCGGCGGCGCTTCGATGACAACGATGTCTCGTTCCTGGTGACGCTGGCGGCTCATATCGCCGGCGCTATCGGCCACGCGGCAGCGAGTGGCCAGCTGCCCAGCCACTCCGATACGGAACGCCGGGGTGGAGGCTGGTGCGAGGGGCAGTCGGGCGCGCCCGGTGTGGGGGTGGGCTGGGCGGTGGAGATCGTCAGCGCCGCCGATCTGCGCTCGGTACCGGATCGGACCACCGACAGTCCCGAGGCCGAGGTTGGTCAGTTTTTGCGGGCGTTGTCCGCGGTCCGTGAAGAGATCAAACGCTTGCGCGTCGGTTTGGGCGAGAAGGCCACCGAGGCACAGGCGCTCTTCGACGCCTATCTCATGCTGTTGAGCGGAGAGGGTATCGAGGACGATACTGTCGCCCGCATCCGCGCGGGCAGCTGGGCGCCGGGTGCGCTGCGCGCCGTGATCGACGAACACGCCCGGGTCTTTGCCGCCATGGATGATCCCTATCTGCGCGAACGCGCAGAGGATATTCGAGATCTGGGTGCGCGAATTCTCCTTCGGTTGCGTTCCCCCATCAGCGAGAAAGCGCGTGACTATCCGGCGCAGACGGTATTGATCGGCGGCGAGATTACCGCGGCCCAACTGATCGAGGTTCCCCACGAAAAGCTGGTGGCCGTGGTTTCCGGGCGCGGTTCGACGGCTTCACACATCGCCATACTGGCGCGGGCGCTGGGTGTGCCCGCTGTGATGGGTACGGCCGACCTGCCGACGGGCCGCCTGCATGGCGAGGAGATCATCGTCGATGGCTATCTGGGCCGCGTCTATGTGCGACCCCAGGCTACGCTGCGGCGCGAGTATGTGCGCCTGGCCCGTGAGGAGCAGGAGCTGGTCAGTGATCTGCAGGGCTTGCGCGATCAGCCCTCGGTCACCAGTGACGGCGTGCACCTGCCGCTGTTCGTCAACACCAGTCTGCTCTCGGAGATCGAGCCGGCGTTGCGCAGCGGAACCGGGGGGGTCGGGCTTTACCGTACCGAGATACCCTTTCTGGTCCGCGACCGGTTTCCGGCCGAGGAGGAACAGCTGAAGAGCTATCGGCACATCCTCGAGGTATTTCATCCGCGCCCCGTCACGCTGCGCACGCTGGATATTGGCGGCGATAAACCGCTCCCCTACTTCTCCTGGGAGGAGGAAAATCCGTTCCTCGGTTGGCGCGGTATCCGCGTCACGCTCGATCATCCGGAGATCTTTCGTGTCCAGCTGCGCGCCATGCTGCGTGCCGATATCGGTCTCGGCAACATGCGCGTGATGTTCCCGATGATCAGCACGGTCGAGGAGTTGGAAGAGGCGGTCCACCTGATCGACGAAACGATTGCCGAGCTTCGCGTGGGTGGACTCGACGCCACCCGGCCGCCGATCGGCGCCATGATCGAAGTGCCTTCAACGCTCTATATGATCGAGGAGCTTGCCAGGCTGGTCGATTTCTTCTCCGTCGGCACCAACGATCTCACGCAGTATCTGCTTGCAGTCGACCGCAATAATCCTCGTGTCGCCAAGATGTTCAAGTCGCTGCATCCGGCAGTGCTGCGCGCGCTTGCGCAATTGATCGACGCCGCGCATCGGGCGGGAAAACCGATCTCCGTTTGCGGCGAGATCGCCGGAGACCCGGCCGGTGCCCTGCTGCTGCTGGGGCTGGGAATCGACGGCCTGAGCATGAACGTCGCGAGTCTGCCACGCATCAAATGGCTGGTACGCAGCTTCAGTCGCGCGGAGGCCGAGCAGCTCGCGCAACGGGCATTGCGGATGGGCGATGTCGGCGAAGTGCATCTCCAGCTCAATACCGCCATCGAGATGCGCGGACTGGGCGGGTTGATCAGAGCGGGCAGGTGAACCCCCTGGCAAGGGACGAAAAAAGAGCCGGCCTCAGGCCGGCTCTTTTTTATCAGATTCCAACCGGCGAATCAGAAACGAAGACTCAAGCCCAGCGAGAACAGATCAACGTCGCCGCCACTGACGTCGTCGTAGGTTTCCCACTCGGCACGTATAGCCAGCTGGTTGCTGACGCGAACCTCGCCGCCAAAGCCGTAGCTGATGTCGGTGCCGGTATCAGTAAGTCCCGATGCGCGCACTTCCCAGTTGAAGAAGCCGACCTTGCCGAACAGATCGAAACTCTGGGAGACAGGCAGGTAACCCAATAAATGAACCGACAGGCCATCCTGTTCCAGGTTGCCGCTGCTGAACTCGCCCAGATCCACAAACGCGAGCTCTACCCCCAGATTGGGGCTGAGCGTATAGCCGCCGAACAGCTTGAAGCCGCTGTCGGTTTCGTTGAGGATGTCGTCGTCGGATTCGCCCAAAGCGAAGCCGAGGTAGGGACCCTGTTCCGCTGCAACGGCGGGGCCGGTCGCCAGTGCCGTGAGCAGAGTGCCCAGCAGTACCTTTCGGATGATTTCCATATTCAC from Pseudomonadota bacterium includes:
- a CDS encoding TonB-dependent receptor is translated as MPGGHMNSHLGFLTAASIIIGSASLHAEPPAENEVIVTATRVAETTDESLASVTVIDRATLDRSQPKDMAEVLRMVPGIDIARTGGPGSDTSIFLRGSNSNHVLVLIDGVRASSATTGAFSWQHLQPALIERIEVVRGPRAALYGSDAIGGVIQIFTRKVSSPFVRLEAGSFGTRSLQAGIGGGDRVRFHINAEQRETDGFSAQNSNGGSYDPDDDGAENISFNAGMNIDVSAATQLSLVIWRSASDVEFDSGTQESINQTFQTRLIHSVNDLWIQTLTLGHTVDELETRSSSPSAAETRRISFDWQNDIALSPDQLLTLGVSFHEDDALNIDLATNSTVFDRSADNTALFAQFQHNGTAHDLQLAVRHDEHSAYGGETTGQLAWGYRLTQRTRLIASYGTAFRAPNINDLYHPGFDFFGGGTFLYSGNSNLRPEDSETAEVGLRWQPNKASQVRATLYQTAIDNLIAFEGTNAQAININRSSLEGIEFEYTVKTGAWDISGNLTLQDARDKDNNTRLLRRPDQKASLRATHHNERWNYGGEILLSSERDELDFNTFPATRIQLPGYGLLNLFANYSLSRELALELRLDNTFNKSYELARGYNTPERSLFLALRYAPLR
- a CDS encoding ABC transporter ATP-binding protein, whose product is MATLATQKLSVKIGNVAICADLDLEVAPGQCWGLLGRNGAGKTTLLHTLAGLRAPLAGKVILGNRALSELPRRKVAQQLGVLFQEEADAFPATALETALIGRHPYLGRWAWEDDKDVGRAIQSLHLMGIDDLATRLVSTLSGGERRRLALATLLTQDPDILLLDEPTNHLDLHHQIQVLSHLKKLATESGKALLVILHDINLATRFCDHLLLLLGGGTTVAGPAAQTIDVTTLETLYQHPIAKLHHEGRDIWLPR
- a CDS encoding iron ABC transporter permease produces the protein MMRNAGWLLAVLSLTVIASLLLALASGSVELKAQELWAIIARQGESLHQTVVWEIRLPRALSAFATGGLLALGGALMQVLLRNPLADPYILGVSGGASAAALVVMMLGLAGFWLPIAAFAGALLSLLLVFGLAHGRGGWTPTRLLLTGVVVAAGWGALISLLLAISPQGALRGMLFWLMGDLGYAHSPWLGLGVLALGLAASLPLARDLNVLARGEMLAGSLGIAVGRLRYQVFFLASLLTAAAVTLAGSVGFVGLVVPHMLRLVGAHDHRVLLPASVLLGGTLLIVADTGARTVIAPAQLPVGVITALLGVPLFLFLLNRGSERLLATIR
- a CDS encoding HAD family hydrolase, whose protein sequence is MALAIFDLDNTLIGGDSDYLWGRFLAERGIVDGEAYERENLRFYEEYQAGKLDILEFLRFSLRPLAENEPECLERWRNEFVDQMIRPIQLPAAQALIERHRGAGDTLIIITATNRFVTEPIAQLLGIPHLLATEPELIDGRYTGNVVGPPCFQHGKITQLQKWLTATGHDLDDSWFYSDSHNDLPLLELVDHPVAVDPDEPLTRHARHHHWPVVTLRDRDLAPDLA
- a CDS encoding RNA pyrophosphohydrolase; this encodes MQLIDSDGYRLNVGIILCNGEGRVLWARRSGQDAWQFPQGGIKSNETPEQAMFRELQEEVGLLPDHVEIMGQTRRWLRYRLPSRYIRRHSKPVCIGQKQVWFMLRLVGDDEAVKLDCCDRPEFDCWRWVNYWHPLREVVSFKRGVYHRALNEFAHLLFPEGRQRRYDQRGPIPRRARS
- a CDS encoding phosphoenolpyruvate-protein phosphotransferase PtsP; the protein is MLEVLRKIVQEVNDARDLGQVLDIILRRVQETLSVDVCSVYLSNHQTRQNMLMATVGLNPEAVGKVRLSFDEGIVGRVTMRAEPINLDDAPQHPNYKYIPESGEDPYHAFVGVPIIHQRDVMGVLVVQQRARRRFDDNDVSFLVTLAAHIAGAIGHAAASGQLPSHSDTERRGGGWCEGQSGAPGVGVGWAVEIVSAADLRSVPDRTTDSPEAEVGQFLRALSAVREEIKRLRVGLGEKATEAQALFDAYLMLLSGEGIEDDTVARIRAGSWAPGALRAVIDEHARVFAAMDDPYLRERAEDIRDLGARILLRLRSPISEKARDYPAQTVLIGGEITAAQLIEVPHEKLVAVVSGRGSTASHIAILARALGVPAVMGTADLPTGRLHGEEIIVDGYLGRVYVRPQATLRREYVRLAREEQELVSDLQGLRDQPSVTSDGVHLPLFVNTSLLSEIEPALRSGTGGVGLYRTEIPFLVRDRFPAEEEQLKSYRHILEVFHPRPVTLRTLDIGGDKPLPYFSWEEENPFLGWRGIRVTLDHPEIFRVQLRAMLRADIGLGNMRVMFPMISTVEELEEAVHLIDETIAELRVGGLDATRPPIGAMIEVPSTLYMIEELARLVDFFSVGTNDLTQYLLAVDRNNPRVAKMFKSLHPAVLRALAQLIDAAHRAGKPISVCGEIAGDPAGALLLLGLGIDGLSMNVASLPRIKWLVRSFSRAEAEQLAQRALRMGDVGEVHLQLNTAIEMRGLGGLIRAGR
- a CDS encoding porin family protein encodes the protein MEIIRKVLLGTLLTALATGPAVAAEQGPYLGFALGESDDDILNETDSGFKLFGGYTLSPNLGVELAFVDLGEFSSGNLEQDGLSVHLLGYLPVSQSFDLFGKVGFFNWEVRASGLTDTGTDISYGFGGEVRVSNQLAIRAEWETYDDVSGGDVDLFSLGLSLRF